A portion of the Campylobacter concisus ATCC 51562 genome contains these proteins:
- a CDS encoding cache domain-containing protein: MNKYKKYLNVYIVFIFIIVLGWLFYFLYSSYMAEKMQNNMRVFFDYQVKQLNKSIDDEKFSSMAISTLLAQNESIQMCLLGQSRDECIKNIENLTKTLGAALMYNNIKLHIYDKDLKSYVRSWDLNRYGDMIASSRFLVQESRHQNKPMVGIEAWYAGTHIRAVSNVIRDGKIIGNIEVLLNFDSLGNYFKKQGIDLFVLLAKDKMPSRKSIPSNQILNDYYIENLSSANLNIVGFLRDINFKEYEFYVYKTHYFCVVPLIDASNTQIGYYVLHVNTNEKEQNISQNYFESEELF; this comes from the coding sequence TTGAATAAATATAAAAAATATCTTAATGTCTATATCGTTTTTATCTTTATCATAGTACTTGGATGGCTTTTTTACTTTCTTTATAGCTCTTATATGGCTGAAAAGATGCAAAATAATATGCGAGTCTTTTTTGATTACCAGGTAAAACAGCTTAATAAAAGTATAGATGATGAGAAATTTTCATCAATGGCGATCTCTACCTTGCTTGCTCAAAATGAGTCTATACAAATGTGCTTGCTAGGGCAAAGTCGCGATGAATGTATAAAAAATATCGAAAATTTAACCAAAACCCTTGGCGCAGCATTGATGTATAACAACATTAAGCTTCATATTTATGATAAAGATCTAAAAAGCTATGTAAGGAGTTGGGATCTAAACAGATATGGCGATATGATCGCTAGTAGTAGGTTTTTAGTGCAAGAGTCAAGGCATCAAAACAAGCCCATGGTCGGCATCGAGGCGTGGTATGCTGGAACGCATATAAGGGCTGTCTCAAACGTAATACGTGATGGTAAAATTATTGGCAACATCGAGGTTTTGTTAAATTTTGACTCACTTGGAAATTATTTTAAAAAGCAAGGAATTGATCTATTTGTTCTTTTGGCAAAAGACAAGATGCCATCTCGTAAAAGCATTCCAAGTAATCAAATTTTAAATGATTACTACATCGAAAATTTAAGCAGTGCAAATTTAAATATTGTAGGTTTTTTGCGTGATATTAATTTTAAAGAATATGAATTTTACGTTTATAAAACGCACTACTTTTGCGTGGTACCATTAATAGACGCTAGCAACACACAGATAGGCTATTATGTGCTTCATGTAAATACTAATGAAAAAGAGCAAAATATTTCACAAAATTATTTTGAGTCAGAAGAACTCTTTTAG
- a CDS encoding AI-2E family transporter, with protein sequence MNNRLFFGIFVLCALALVVYLFKPYLLDIFIAALLAVAVSNVQIAFLSLTKNRKTLSSALTTSVLLCLFIAPLLYAVVEIAKYAAGFDINNVTKTIEFIKNYDFRMPESINFLEPKIKEFIGGLDIKMLFSQIAANLASLGKLSLKFGVDMIIILVFFFFCNLYGNELISYLKYALPLKQDDTESILSEVGNVMSVVFYSTIANMIIQGFLFAIVTSFYGYDGVLTGIFFSFASLIPVVGGILAWAPISIYEFANGNTAAAITIAIYTIVVISFAADTLLKPLVIKFINSKLVKIPTKINELLIFFAMLAGITTFGFWGVILGPAIVTFFISTIKLYTLLRERNFV encoded by the coding sequence ATGAACAATAGACTATTTTTTGGAATTTTTGTACTTTGTGCTTTGGCTTTAGTGGTCTATCTTTTTAAACCATATCTGCTTGATATTTTTATCGCTGCACTGCTTGCTGTCGCGGTTTCAAATGTCCAAATCGCATTTTTATCGCTCACTAAAAACCGCAAGACGCTTTCATCAGCTCTTACCACGTCTGTGCTTCTTTGCTTATTTATCGCCCCACTTCTTTATGCGGTAGTTGAGATCGCAAAATACGCAGCTGGCTTTGATATAAACAATGTCACAAAGACTATCGAATTTATCAAAAATTATGATTTTAGGATGCCTGAGTCGATAAATTTTTTAGAGCCAAAGATAAAAGAATTTATCGGCGGACTTGATATTAAAATGCTTTTTTCTCAAATTGCGGCAAATCTTGCAAGCCTGGGTAAGTTAAGCCTTAAATTTGGCGTTGATATGATTATTATTTTGGTCTTTTTCTTCTTTTGCAATCTTTATGGCAATGAACTCATCAGCTATCTAAAATATGCACTTCCGCTAAAGCAAGATGATACAGAGTCTATTTTAAGCGAAGTTGGCAACGTGATGAGTGTCGTTTTTTACTCAACCATTGCAAATATGATAATCCAAGGCTTTTTATTTGCTATTGTCACAAGCTTTTACGGCTATGATGGCGTGCTAACTGGCATCTTTTTTAGCTTTGCTTCGCTTATTCCAGTTGTTGGCGGTATTTTGGCATGGGCGCCTATTAGTATTTATGAGTTTGCAAATGGCAACACAGCAGCAGCGATAACTATCGCAATTTATACGATCGTAGTGATCTCATTTGCAGCTGATACGCTTTTAAAACCACTTGTTATTAAATTTATAAACTCAAAGCTGGTTAAAATACCAACAAAGATAAATGAGCTTCTTATATTCTTTGCGATGCTTGCAGGTATCACGACATTTGGGTTTTGGGGCGTGATCCTTGGACCAGCGATCGTGACATTTTTTATCTCGACTATCAAGCTTTATACGCTTTTAAGAGAGAGAAATTTCGTATAA
- a CDS encoding HIT family protein, translating into MIYEDKFIKIEREDNELPWIKIFTIKPFRELSDCDEASRARLFEAMLISEKAMLEFYKPTKINIASFGNYVPHVHIHVIARFSDDAFFPDSVWANPKRKSELALPEFDKFAKFLEEKLRASFE; encoded by the coding sequence ATGATCTATGAAGATAAATTTATAAAAATCGAGCGTGAAGACAACGAACTTCCATGGATAAAAATTTTTACCATTAAGCCATTTCGTGAGCTAAGCGATTGCGATGAAGCGAGTAGGGCAAGGCTTTTTGAGGCGATGCTTATAAGCGAAAAGGCTATGCTTGAGTTTTATAAACCAACCAAAATAAACATTGCAAGCTTTGGAAACTACGTGCCACACGTGCATATTCATGTCATTGCTAGATTTAGTGATGACGCATTTTTCCCAGATAGTGTTTGGGCTAATCCAAAAAGAAAAAGCGAGCTTGCATTACCAGAATTTGATAAATTTGCAAAATTTTTAGAAGAAAAGTTAAGGGCTAGTTTTGAATAA